A genomic segment from Conger conger chromosome 2, fConCon1.1, whole genome shotgun sequence encodes:
- the notum2 gene encoding carboxylesterase notum2, which translates to MNLLYHLVFLLLLGGVSCQNNRNAKPSSKVSKKTGSSQSAELAPDDEPQAAAGGGDPSKESGTNGKTSPQQAPAPAPAPALPKPSEDMKLHFLKNTQVTCNDATAAGFYLKEFKGSKRWLIFLEGGWCCYNKETCNSRYKNIPRLMSSSDWSLTRKGTGILSSQVEENPHWWNTNIVFIPYCSSDVWSGTAPLPKTKQKDTAEYSFMGSLIIREVIKDLVPKGIKQAKVVMLAGTSAGGTGVLLNLEKVSSQLAQLGAEAQVRGLVDSGWFLESKQQKAPECPDSISCTPTDAIKKGLRLWNGVIPEKCRQQYKKGEEWQCFFGHKLYSSLTAPLFVVQWLFDEEQLRVENIYIGGQSLSEQQWTYMQNLGKELKTSLKDVTAVFAPSCLSHTLITKSNWLDFLVKGTSLSRALQCWDKSLQEANRNSKTALKGCPIHLIDNCQWPQCNPTCPALIDQTTQQELTLLQVLAGMGLDLKKLGLDLKQEGSSLTGIVSNGG; encoded by the exons ATGAATTTACTGTACCATCTGGTGTTCCTGCTTCTACTGGGAGGGGTGTCCTGCCAGAACAATCGCAATGCCAAACCCAGCAGCAAGGTGAGCAAGAAGACCGGCAGCAGCCAGAGTGCTGAGCTGGCCCCAGATGATGAGCCCCAGGCTGCAGCGGGGGGTGGAGATCCCAGCAAGGAGTCCGGTACCAACGGGAAGACCAGCCCACAGcaggccccggccccggccccggccccggccctcCCCAAGCCCAGCGAGGACATGAAGCTGCACTTCCTGAAGAACACGCAGGTCACCTGCAACGATGCCACCGCAGCAGG GTTTTACTTAAAGGAATTTAAAGGAAGTAAGCGATGGCTGATATTTTTGGAAG GTGGGTGGTGCTGCTATAACAAAGAGACCTGCAATTCCCGATATAAAAATATCCCTCGTCTCATGAGTTCATCAGACTGGTCTCTAACCCGCAAAG gGACTGGAATACTGTCATCGCAGGTGGAGGAAAATCCTCACTGGTGGAATACCAACATTGT GTTTATCCCGTACTGCTCCAGCGATGTGTGGAGCGGCACTGCCCCGCTACCCAAGACCAAACAAAAAGACACTG CTGAGTATAGCTTCATGGGATCCTTGATTATCAGGGAAGTGATAAAGGACCTTGTTCCCAAGGGCATCAAACAGGCCAAAGTCGTCATGTTGGCTGGCACAAG tgctgggGGAACAGGTGTGCTGCTGAACCTTGAGAAGGTGTCCAGCCAGCTGGCGCAGCTGGGGGCGGAGGCACAGGTGCGAGGGCTGGTGGATTCCGGATGGTTCCTGGAGAGCAAACAGCAGAAGGCACCAGAGTGCCCTGACAGCATCTCCTGCACTCCCACAGACGCCATCAAGAAAGGCCTGCG GCTCTGGAATGGCGTGATCCCAGAGAAGTGCCGTCAGCAATACAAGAAAGGGGAGGAGTGGCAGTGCTTCTTTGGTCATAAGCTCTACTCCTCCCTGACTG CCCCTCTGTTTGTGGTGCAGTGGCTCTTTGACGAGGAGCAGCTACGGGTGGAGAATATCTACATCGGGGGCCAGTCTTTGTCTGAACAGCAGTGGACATACATGCAGAACTTGGGAAAGGAGCTCAAGACCTCACTCAAAGATGTCAC GGCGGTGTTTGCTCCCTCCTGCTTGTCCCACACATTGATCACTAAAAG TAACTGGCTGGATTTCCTGGTTAAAGGAACCTCTCTCTCACGAGCCCTGCAGTGTTGGGACAAGAGCCTCCAGGAAGCAAATCGAAATAGCAAGACTGCCCTGAAGGGCTGTCCCATCCATCTGATTGACAACTGCCAGTGGCCTCAGTGCAACCCCACCTGCCCAGCTCTGATCGATCAGACCACCCAGCAGGAGCTCACGCTCCTCCAGGTGCTGGCAGGAATGGGCCTGGATCTGAAAAAGCTGGGCTTGGACCTTAAGCAGGAGGGTAGCTCCTTAACTGGCATCGTCAGCAATGGCGGCTAG